TGATTACTGTATGCCAGGAATGACAGGCTATGATCTGTTGAGAAAGATCAAGGTAAAACTCTAGGATATTTTTTAAGACTAATAAAATGGCTTATGTCACTTATTTATGTGATTGATCTAGTTTGTATTCCATAAAAAATATTCCACTTTCAGCtcatttcaaaatttgaattcaTCACAGGCGGTAGCCAATTAACTATATTCgaaattttgaatttgaatttgaattatttttgctgttcatttaaaaatttgaaatgtGATCTCTGTAATAAATGTGATGTGATTAAGCATTTCTAATTCTGATTAGAACTTTGGGAGAACCATATCACAAAAGCTAGCTAGCCGTTGTAGTTGGAGTCTTTCTTTCTTCTAAATTATCTTCTTAATTATGAAATTTGAATGTATCAAATTCAAACTATGATGGGCATCATAACAttttcaaacaatttttttattagcatCATAACATTCAATTGCTGGTGTTTTCTCTTGTTTTGGTGCTAGAAGAGTAACAAGTTTGTTGATTTGATTTGCAGGAATCTAAATCTCTTAAGGATATACCAGTTGTGATTATGTCCTCAGAGAATGTCCCATCAAGGATCAACAGGTGAGAGAAACTGCTTCTAATCACCCACACATATTATCAAGAAAATAATTCTAAGTTTCAAATTCACAAATATGTGAAGTCTTTATCACATACAGAACTTAAAATCTGACAAGAgacttaatttttcttttggatcAGATGCTTAGAAGAAGGAGCTGAAGAATTCTTTCTGAAGCCAGTTCAACAGGCAGATGTGAACAAACTCAGGCCCCATTTGCTGAAATCAAAAGTAAAAGATGAGGCTGATGAATTCACTAACAACAAAAAAATGGTTACAGAAGAAGGCAAAAAATGTAGCATCTAAAAGTGATTCCCGTTAAAATTGATGTGATGACACATAGATAGTACCTATGACATTTTCCTAGATGAAGGCTAATTCTTACCAAAGGAATTTGCAGGATAGGTCCCTGATATTACTTAACAGAACAATTTTTGTCTGATAAATTGGTTATTATTTTTAgctaatttttttctctttctcttgtgTCATATGCTTGACATTCATATATGCATCaaagttttttctttcttaaaagAAAGCCAAGAACCTGTGATATGAAGGTTCTTC
This portion of the Lotus japonicus ecotype B-129 chromosome 3, LjGifu_v1.2 genome encodes:
- the LOC130749629 gene encoding two-component response regulator ARR9-like — its product is MGMAAETQFHVLAVDDSLIDRMLIERLLKTSSFHVTAVDSGSRALKFLGLLEDEQKKHEPPVSIAPETQQDAEVNLIITDYCMPGMTGYDLLRKIKESKSLKDIPVVIMSSENVPSRINRCLEEGAEEFFLKPVQQADVNKLRPHLLKSKVKDEADEFTNNKKMVTEEGKKCSI